Below is a genomic region from bacterium.
TTTGGCCCACAAGGTGAATCCAAGGAGGAAATGCCTGGATTCCTCGGCCTAAGCAAAGAGCCTTGGCTTGAGATTCACGAATCTGCCACCGCTGCGTTTATCGCCATCGTGCTGGTTCATATCATACTTCATTGGCGACCAGTCCTGAGCTTGTGCAAACAATGTATTCGCCTGCCGAAACGACTAATCAGTGAGCCATTGGCGTTAATTATAGTATTGCTTGTTGTACTGCTAACTGCGGGCGCAATACCCGACGAAACAGAAACTGAACAGGACGAAGATCGTGAGTCGGAGTATTCTGTATCTGTAAGCACCGCAACCTATATACACGTTACAGCAGGGGCTACAATGGCTATTGTGCTATCGCGCCACGTTTCTAGACGATGGCGTCGGCTCATACGTGCAAACTGAAATAGAGTTTTTGTCAACAATCTGATATAGGTATTGCTGTTGTCAATAGCGACAGAAGAGTGTCGTCAATGTTATCATAATTCGACTTCCTGAGAGTAAACTGTCTTTAGTTCTTATTAATGCACCGGATCGGCTATTAGCCCCACAGAATGCCATTACCGCTAAAGCCGAAAACTCTGGCTACAAGCGCAGATAGGTCTCATTTTTGCAACAGAGAAAGAACCCATTTGTGGACAATTTGGAAACAGTGGAGTAACAATGCCTGAATCCAGTTTCTATCACATCTCCTCGAAAGGTAAGTTGGCTTATGTCGCCACTTTAGATGAGGCTCTGACTGCAGCCAAGAAAGAGGGATTTGTCTGGCTGGATTACCGCCAACCAACTAAAGAAATACTTTCAGTTCTTATAGATTCATTTAGCATCCATCCACTCTCCATCGAGGATTGTATTGACAAG
It encodes:
- a CDS encoding DUF4405 domain-containing protein, coding for MPFDTSLEGNKKLITSLKKNTNRIFNILGIVALLTLVVSGMSMLFGPQGESKEEMPGFLGLSKEPWLEIHESATAAFIAIVLVHIILHWRPVLSLCKQCIRLPKRLISEPLALIIVLLVVLLTAGAIPDETETEQDEDRESEYSVSVSTATYIHVTAGATMAIVLSRHVSRRWRRLIRAN